In one Brassica oleracea var. oleracea cultivar TO1000 chromosome C9, BOL, whole genome shotgun sequence genomic region, the following are encoded:
- the LOC106313424 gene encoding uncharacterized protein LOC106313424 isoform X1 codes for MCSLSIRKPPNSSFVFPKFAPLLVRHRFTLPLLKPRSVRVVASLSGASWVSQASKDKYGGWSLIQDDPPLPHSKSKKKWRNVVITGVGSSLALLLATLAYFSVSRKGFRFCFSNPLHCSSVDLNQNENETEESVQKTSASESVTEGVDYVSDTVDTSSSTVKAHRITTPVSVDAAQQEAITVLKKLKIIEDDVVADELCTRREYARWLVRLTSLLERNPKHRIVPAVALAGSSVPAFEDVNITDPDFEYIQALAEAGITSSKLSGNDISFHPENFVSRLDLVNWKAELECDLHPEIMQEISRTKVDYIDTKDLNPDMSLGFYLDFLMGDKSTIRNVFGRIKRFQPSRPVTKAQAAVALTTGKMAKAISEELSRLEAESFSQKAEMEEIRSELLEKGEIRQLWDEKLQVERFRGVEMEELYLSRVDELEQEKVSQLKWFAERLKEKAAIDCQKQLVTSLREDIDEMSQRLTTDESVYMVEHSELQKMLSELQSKLETVLDKRSILEAEVEALRILRTWVEDEAKASQARAKVLEEAGRRWKWNDHS; via the exons ATGTGCTCTCTTTCGATTAGAAAGCCACCAAATTCATCCTTCGTCTTCCCAAAATTCGCTCCTTTACTTGTACGACATCGTTTCACCCTCCCATTACTCAAACCGCGGAGTGTCCGCGTCGTCGCTTCTCTCTCCGGTGCCTCATGGGTCTCTCAAGCTTCCAAAGACAAATACGGCGGCTGGTCTCTTATTCAAGACGACCCTCCTCTTCCTCACTCGAAAAGTAAAAAAA AGTGGAGGAACGTTGTAATCACTGGTGTTGGATCATCACTCGCTCTTCTGTTAGCTACTCTTGCTTACTTCTCAGTCTCCAGAAAAG GGTTTAGGTTCTGCTTTAGCAATCCGTTGCATTGTTCAAGTGTGGATTTGAATCAGAATGAGAATGAGACTGAAGAGAGTGTTCAGAAGACTTCTGCCTCTGAGTCAGTCACTGAAGGCGTTGACTATGTTTCAGATACTGTTGACACTT CATCATCAACGGTAAAAGCTCACCGTATCACCACTCCGGTTTCAGTAGATGCTGCTCAACAAGAAGCAATAACAGTTTTAAAGAAACTAAAG ATAATTGAAGATGATGTAGTGGCAGACGAGTTGTGCACCAGACGAGAGTATGCTAGATGGCTAGTTCGTTTAACTTCGTTACTAGAGAG AAATCCAAAGCACAGGATTGTGCCAGCAGTTGCTTTAGCTGGCTCTTCAGTTCCTGCATTTGAAGATGTGAATATTACAGACCCTGACTTCGAGTACATTCAAG CCTTGGCAGAGGCAGGCATTACATCCAGCAAGCTATCCGGAAACGACATTAGTTTTCATCCTGAAAA TTTTGTTTCCCGGCTCGATTTGGTTAACTGGAAAGCTGAATTAGAGTGTGATTTACATCCTGAAATCATGCAAGAG ATATCAAGGACAAAGGTAGACTATATCGATACAAAGGATCTCAATCCTGACATGTCCCTCGGCTTCTACTTGGACTTCTTGATGGGAGACAAGAGTACAATCAGAAACGTTTTCG GTAGGATCAAGCGGTTTCAGCCGAGTAGACCTGTCACAAAAGCACAAGCGGCTGTAGCATTAACAACCGGTAAAATGGCGAAAGCTATTTCAGAAGAGCTGTCAAGGTTAGAAGCAGAGTCCTTCTCCCAGAAAGCTGAGATGGAAGAAATAAGATCAGAGTTGCTTGAAAAGGGAGAGATAAGGCAACTTTGGGATGAGAAGCTTCAGGTAGAGAGATTCAGAGGAGTTGAGATGGAAGAGCTCTATCTCTCCAGGGTTGATGAACTAGAACAAGAAAAGGTTTCTCAGCTGAAGTGGTTTGCGGAGCGTTTGAAAGAGAAAGCAGCCATAGATTGTCAAAAACAGTTGGTTACTAGCTTGAGAGAAGATATTGATGAGATGTCTCAGAGGCTAACAACGGATGAATCTGTTTATATGGTTGAGCATAGCGAGTTACAAAAGATGCTGAGTGAGTTACAGTCCAAACTTGAAACGGTGCTTGATAAAAGATCTATCCTTGAAGCTGAAGTTGAGGCTCTTCGGATTCTCAG AACTTGGGTAGAGGATGAAGCAAAGGCAAGCCAAGCAAGGGCCAAGGTTCTAGAGGAAGCGGGAAGAAGATGGAAATGGAACGACCATTCTTGA
- the LOC106313424 gene encoding uncharacterized protein LOC106313424 isoform X2, translating to MCSLSIRKPPNSSFVFPKFAPLLVRHRFTLPLLKPRSVRVVASLSGASWVSQASKDKYGGWSLIQDDPPLPHSKKWRNVVITGVGSSLALLLATLAYFSVSRKGFRFCFSNPLHCSSVDLNQNENETEESVQKTSASESVTEGVDYVSDTVDTSSSTVKAHRITTPVSVDAAQQEAITVLKKLKIIEDDVVADELCTRREYARWLVRLTSLLERNPKHRIVPAVALAGSSVPAFEDVNITDPDFEYIQALAEAGITSSKLSGNDISFHPENFVSRLDLVNWKAELECDLHPEIMQEISRTKVDYIDTKDLNPDMSLGFYLDFLMGDKSTIRNVFGRIKRFQPSRPVTKAQAAVALTTGKMAKAISEELSRLEAESFSQKAEMEEIRSELLEKGEIRQLWDEKLQVERFRGVEMEELYLSRVDELEQEKVSQLKWFAERLKEKAAIDCQKQLVTSLREDIDEMSQRLTTDESVYMVEHSELQKMLSELQSKLETVLDKRSILEAEVEALRILRTWVEDEAKASQARAKVLEEAGRRWKWNDHS from the exons ATGTGCTCTCTTTCGATTAGAAAGCCACCAAATTCATCCTTCGTCTTCCCAAAATTCGCTCCTTTACTTGTACGACATCGTTTCACCCTCCCATTACTCAAACCGCGGAGTGTCCGCGTCGTCGCTTCTCTCTCCGGTGCCTCATGGGTCTCTCAAGCTTCCAAAGACAAATACGGCGGCTGGTCTCTTATTCAAGACGACCCTCCTCTTCCTCACTCGAAAA AGTGGAGGAACGTTGTAATCACTGGTGTTGGATCATCACTCGCTCTTCTGTTAGCTACTCTTGCTTACTTCTCAGTCTCCAGAAAAG GGTTTAGGTTCTGCTTTAGCAATCCGTTGCATTGTTCAAGTGTGGATTTGAATCAGAATGAGAATGAGACTGAAGAGAGTGTTCAGAAGACTTCTGCCTCTGAGTCAGTCACTGAAGGCGTTGACTATGTTTCAGATACTGTTGACACTT CATCATCAACGGTAAAAGCTCACCGTATCACCACTCCGGTTTCAGTAGATGCTGCTCAACAAGAAGCAATAACAGTTTTAAAGAAACTAAAG ATAATTGAAGATGATGTAGTGGCAGACGAGTTGTGCACCAGACGAGAGTATGCTAGATGGCTAGTTCGTTTAACTTCGTTACTAGAGAG AAATCCAAAGCACAGGATTGTGCCAGCAGTTGCTTTAGCTGGCTCTTCAGTTCCTGCATTTGAAGATGTGAATATTACAGACCCTGACTTCGAGTACATTCAAG CCTTGGCAGAGGCAGGCATTACATCCAGCAAGCTATCCGGAAACGACATTAGTTTTCATCCTGAAAA TTTTGTTTCCCGGCTCGATTTGGTTAACTGGAAAGCTGAATTAGAGTGTGATTTACATCCTGAAATCATGCAAGAG ATATCAAGGACAAAGGTAGACTATATCGATACAAAGGATCTCAATCCTGACATGTCCCTCGGCTTCTACTTGGACTTCTTGATGGGAGACAAGAGTACAATCAGAAACGTTTTCG GTAGGATCAAGCGGTTTCAGCCGAGTAGACCTGTCACAAAAGCACAAGCGGCTGTAGCATTAACAACCGGTAAAATGGCGAAAGCTATTTCAGAAGAGCTGTCAAGGTTAGAAGCAGAGTCCTTCTCCCAGAAAGCTGAGATGGAAGAAATAAGATCAGAGTTGCTTGAAAAGGGAGAGATAAGGCAACTTTGGGATGAGAAGCTTCAGGTAGAGAGATTCAGAGGAGTTGAGATGGAAGAGCTCTATCTCTCCAGGGTTGATGAACTAGAACAAGAAAAGGTTTCTCAGCTGAAGTGGTTTGCGGAGCGTTTGAAAGAGAAAGCAGCCATAGATTGTCAAAAACAGTTGGTTACTAGCTTGAGAGAAGATATTGATGAGATGTCTCAGAGGCTAACAACGGATGAATCTGTTTATATGGTTGAGCATAGCGAGTTACAAAAGATGCTGAGTGAGTTACAGTCCAAACTTGAAACGGTGCTTGATAAAAGATCTATCCTTGAAGCTGAAGTTGAGGCTCTTCGGATTCTCAG AACTTGGGTAGAGGATGAAGCAAAGGCAAGCCAAGCAAGGGCCAAGGTTCTAGAGGAAGCGGGAAGAAGATGGAAATGGAACGACCATTCTTGA
- the LOC106319448 gene encoding glutamyl-tRNA(Gln) amidotransferase subunit A, chloroplastic/mitochondrial, translating into MLSTLQPPRSLTLLPFRRFHGSKTIASLASSSPTLDASSVSPPQSQILTTRRSLLSGETTASEIAKSYLSRIRLTEPQLKCFLHVSENVLKEAQEIDQRISRGEEVGPLAGVVIGVKDNICTEGMPSTAASRILEHYRPPFDATAVKKIKEMGGIVVGKTNMDEFGMGSTTEASAFQVTANPWDLTRVPGGSSGGSAAAVAANQCMVSLGSDTGGSVRQPASFCGVVGLKPTYGRVSRFGLMAYASSLDVIGCFGSTVADAGMLLHAVSGYDRFDSTSSKQDVPEFESQFLSMDSFESKPLKGVRVGLIRETLEEGVDSGVRSATQEAASHLEALGCLVTEVSLPSFSLGLPAYYVIASSESSSNLSRYDGVRYGNQVMADELNKLYDCSRGQGFGGEVKMRILMGTYALSAGYYDAYYKRAQQVRTLIRKDFKAALDHNDILISPAAPSAAYKIGEKKDDPLAMYAGDIMTVNVNLAGLPAIVLPCGLVEGGPSGLPVGLQMIGAAFDEETLLKVGHIFEQTLNGSGFVPPTLPNVA; encoded by the exons ATGCTATCGACATTGCAGCCGCCGCGCTCTCTCACTCTCCTCCCTTTCCGACGATTCCACGGCTCCAAAACAATCGCATCCTTAGCTTCTTCCTCTCCGACCCTCGACGCTTCCTCCGTCTCTCCTCCACAATCCCAGATCCTCACCACTCGTCGCTCTCTCCTCTCCGGCGAAACCACAGCTTCCGAGATCGCGAAATCTTACCTCTCCCGCATCCGTCTCACCGAGCCTCAGCTCAAATGCTTCCTCCACGTGTCCGAGAACGTTCTCAAAGAGGCTCAAGAGATAGACCAGAGAATCTCCAGAGGTGAGGAAGTTGGTCCTCTCGCCGGAGTTGTAATCGGCGTCAAGGATAACATCTGCACCGAAGGTATGCCTTCCACCGCCGCTTCTCGCATCCTAGAGCATTACCGTCCTCCTTTCGATGCCACGGCGGTGAAGAAGATCAAGGAGATGGGAGGGATCGTTGTTGGGAAAACCAATATGGATGAGTTCGGAATGGGAAGCACAACTGAAGCTTCCGCCTTTCAG GTAACTGCGAATCCGTGGGACTTGACACGTGTACCGGGAGGTTCATCAGGAGGCTCAGCAGCAGCTGTTGCGGCGAATCAATGTATGGTGTCTCTTGGTAGTGATACTGGTGGGAGTGTGAGGCAGCCAGCTTCGTTCTGTGGTGTCGTTGGACTTAAGCCAACTTATGGGCGTGTCTCTAGGTTTGGACTTATGGCTTACGCATCTTCGTTGGATGTGATTGGTTGCTTTGGCTCTACGGTTGCTGATGCTGGGATGCTTCTTCATGCTGTTTCTGGGTATGATAGGTTTGACTCCACCAGTAGCAAACAA GATGTGCCTGAGTTTGAATCACAGTTTCTTTCTATGGATTCTTTTGAATCTAAACCATTAAAGGGAGTGAGGGTTGGTCTCATTCGCGAGACGCTTGAAGAAGGTGTTGATTCTGGAGTGAGATCTGCAACTCAGGAAGCTGCTTCTCATTTAGAAGCATTGGGTTGTCTAGTGACAGAG GTCTCTCTTCCTTCATTCTCTCTTGGACTACCAGCTTACTATGTGATTGCCTCATCTGAATCATCTTCCAATCTATCACGTTATGATGGTGTCAG ATATGGGAATCAAGTTATGGCTGACGAGCTCAATAAGTTGTATGATTGTTCGCGTGGTCAAGGATTTGGCGGGGAG GTGAAAATGAGAATTTTAATGGGAACATATGCACTCTCGGCTGGTTACTACGATGCATACTACAAGCGAGCTCAACAG GTGAGAACACTAATTAGAAAAGACTTCAAAGCGGCGTTAGATCATAATGATATCCTTATCTCACCAGCAGCCCCATCTGCTGCATACAAGATTGGTGAAAAGAAAGATGATCCATTGGCAATGTATGCTGGAGACATTATGACG GTTAATGTAAATCTTGCAGGACTTCCTGCGATTGTATTACCATGTGGATTAGTTGAAGGAGGTCCCTCGGGTTTACCGGTTGGTCTTCAAATGATTGGTGCAGCCTTTGATGAG GAGACATTGCTGAAAGTTGGTCACATATTTGAGCAGACTCTCAATGGTTCAGGCTTTGTTCCTCCAACGTTGCCAAATGTAGCCTAA